Proteins from a genomic interval of Corvus moneduloides isolate bCorMon1 chromosome 6, bCorMon1.pri, whole genome shotgun sequence:
- the NKX2-8 gene encoding homeobox protein Nkx-2.8 → MATSGRISFTVRSILDLPEQDANSIKQASDHHHSAENYTGSPYRRWIETDRNHYPSSDESGPEMSLPDSTQRSLPARGSEAEEKKKKRRVLFSKAQTLELERRFRQQRYLSAPEREQLARLLSLTPTQVKIWFQNHRYKMKRARSEGPGSPQPRPPALLRRVVVPVLVRDGEPCRACPASPPPPTARPKLGCALAGCSAQAALALQGYRACPPAAALGVFPAYQHLAHPAVVSWGW, encoded by the exons ATGGCCACATCTGGCAGGATCAGTTTTACAGTGAGGAGCATTTTGGATTTACCAGAGCAGGATGCTAATAGCATAAAGCAAGCCTCTGACCATCACCACTCAGCGGAGAACTACACCGGCTCGCCGTACCGACGGTGGATAGAAACAGACAGAAATCACTACCCCT CTTCCGACGAGAGCGGCCCGGAGATGAGCCTGCCCGACTCCACCCAAAGGTCCCTCCCCGCCCGCGGCTCGGAGGCcgaggagaagaagaagaagcgGAGGGTGCTCTTCTCCAAGGCGCAGACGCTGGAGCTGGAGCGGCGGTTCCGGCAGCAGCGATACCTTTCGGCGCCGGAGCGGGAGCAGCTGGCCCGGCTGCTCAGCCTCACCCCCACACAGGTGAAGATCTGGTTCCAGAACCACCGCTACAAGATGAAGCGGGCGCGAAGCGAGGGTCCCGGCAGCCCCCAGCCACGCCCGCCCGCCCTGCTGCGCCGGGTGGTGGTGCCGGTCCTGGTGCGGGACGGGGAGCCCTGCCGCGCCTGCCCTGCCAGTCCTCCGCCGCCCACCGCACGCCCCAAGCTGGGCTGCGCGCTGGCGGGATGCAGCGCCCAGGCCGCCCTCGCCCTGCAGGGCTACCGAgcctgcccgcccgccgccgccctcgGCGTCTTCCCCGCGTACCAGCACTTGGCGCACCCCGCCGTCGTCTCCTGGGGATGGTGA